In the Gemmatimonadales bacterium genome, one interval contains:
- a CDS encoding TIM barrel protein — translation MHRRGFLRLTAGAAGALTFQRGVRAEAVPRTGRLKQSVCRWIYERIPLADFCRAARGMGLVAIDLLQPEEWPVAADNGLVCSMGYPTARRDFIRTGFNDSANHPMLLRELEQTIPAAARAGVPNVIAMFGNRQGRTDAEGIDNCVAGLNRIKALAEERGVTICLELLNSRMDHRDYMGDRTAFGVAVVRAVNSSRVKLLYDIYHMQIMEGDVIRTIRDNAAFIAHYHTGGVPGRHELDATQELNYRAIAQAIADTGFTGYVAHEFIPVRDPLTSLREAVQLCDV, via the coding sequence TTGCACCGACGCGGATTCCTGAGACTCACGGCTGGCGCAGCCGGCGCGCTGACCTTCCAGCGCGGCGTCCGCGCGGAAGCGGTGCCTCGCACCGGCCGCCTGAAGCAGTCGGTATGCCGCTGGATATACGAGCGCATCCCGCTGGCCGACTTCTGCCGCGCCGCGCGCGGGATGGGCCTGGTCGCCATCGACCTGCTCCAGCCCGAGGAGTGGCCGGTGGCGGCGGACAACGGCCTGGTCTGCTCGATGGGCTACCCGACGGCGCGGCGCGATTTCATTCGCACCGGCTTCAACGACTCGGCCAACCACCCGATGCTCCTGCGCGAGCTGGAACAGACCATCCCTGCGGCGGCGAGGGCCGGCGTGCCTAACGTCATCGCCATGTTCGGGAACCGGCAGGGGAGGACCGACGCCGAGGGCATCGACAACTGCGTCGCGGGATTGAACCGGATCAAAGCCCTCGCCGAGGAGCGCGGCGTCACCATCTGCCTCGAGCTGCTCAACAGCCGGATGGACCACCGCGACTACATGGGCGATCGCACCGCGTTCGGCGTGGCGGTGGTGCGCGCGGTTAATTCTTCGCGGGTGAAGCTGCTCTACGACATCTACCACATGCAGATCATGGAAGGCGACGTGATCCGGACCATCCGCGACAACGCGGCCTTCATCGCGCACTACCACACCGGCGGCGTTCCGGGCCGTCACGAGCTGGACGCCACCCAGGAGCTGAACTACCGCGCCATCGCCCAGGCGATCGCGGACACCGGGTTCACGGGCTACGTCGCGCACGAGTTCATCCCGGTGCGCGACCCGCTCACGTCGCTCCGCGAAGCCGTCCAGCTCTGCGACGTGTGA
- a CDS encoding sugar phosphate isomerase/epimerase: MPTRREFVTSFGAATIGVGTSWYHSLLPTPRSPGRLGPLGVQLYTVREEMRRDIERTLARVAEIGYREVEFAGYFGRTPRQVRAMLDANHLVAPGAHVGLDTLEGDAAERTIEAARVIGHDYLIVAWTPAAWRRSLDDWRRVAERFNRAGERTRAAGIQFAYHNHDFEFRELEGRVPFDVLCEATDPRLVRIELDLFWIVHGGGDPLAFLRRWPGRVPLVHVKDRTADGRMMDVGAGVIDWRGIFARRRQAGIRHFFVEHDEPADPWASIRASYGYLSGLRV, encoded by the coding sequence ATGCCGACGCGGCGGGAATTCGTCACTTCCTTCGGCGCCGCGACGATCGGTGTGGGCACCTCATGGTACCACTCCCTACTCCCCACACCCCGTTCTCCCGGTCGCCTCGGCCCGCTCGGCGTCCAGCTCTACACCGTGCGCGAGGAGATGCGTCGGGACATCGAGCGTACGCTCGCGCGCGTGGCGGAGATCGGCTACCGTGAGGTCGAGTTCGCCGGCTATTTCGGCCGCACGCCGCGGCAGGTCCGGGCGATGCTGGACGCCAATCATCTGGTCGCGCCCGGGGCGCACGTCGGTCTGGACACGCTGGAAGGCGACGCGGCGGAAAGGACCATCGAAGCCGCTCGGGTGATCGGGCACGACTACCTCATCGTGGCCTGGACGCCCGCCGCATGGCGGCGGTCCCTCGACGACTGGCGGCGCGTGGCCGAGCGCTTCAACCGCGCCGGCGAGCGGACGCGCGCCGCGGGCATCCAGTTCGCCTATCACAACCACGATTTCGAGTTCCGGGAGCTCGAGGGGCGCGTGCCGTTCGACGTCCTGTGCGAAGCCACCGACCCGCGATTGGTCCGGATCGAGCTGGACCTGTTCTGGATCGTGCACGGCGGCGGCGACCCGCTGGCGTTCTTGCGAAGGTGGCCGGGCCGGGTGCCGTTGGTGCACGTGAAGGACCGGACGGCGGATGGGCGGATGATGGATGTGGGCGCGGGCGTCATCGACTGGCGGGGAATCTTCGCGCGGCGGCGGCAGGCGGGGATCCGACACTTCTTCGTGGAGCACGACGAGCCGGCGGACCCCTGGGCGTCGATCCGCGCCAGCTACGGGTATCTCAGCGGCCTGCGGGTGTAG